From a single Streptomyces sp. 1331.2 genomic region:
- a CDS encoding TauD/TfdA family dioxygenase, with the protein MPTCPAPVRRLDTAAAEELTTTAAKLLAFHGSATSPALLADLPVVCARFSEPLRRQLRPVDTADGLFVLRGLDIDDAELGPTPGHWSTVADAGAVWDVALLLVSTLMGTPIAWDGQQDGRFVHNIVPSPGHESEQTGASSSVLLTPHTEDAFHPGRAHLLLLCCMRNHDNIATTAASVRLTELAQADLEQLKRPVAPILPDDAYEQARKFGGRPAPVPTLFDSPEGLTMRYDPAYTPLEGTDQAWREAYGRLGEELARVSVAVSLEPGDVLVVDNDIVVHGRVPFQARYDGTDRWLKRASVRVEDRPTRPLAEHDEHGYGQAALTAWAA; encoded by the coding sequence GTGCCCACCTGCCCTGCCCCGGTACGCCGCCTCGACACCGCCGCCGCGGAGGAACTCACCACCACCGCCGCCAAGCTGCTGGCCTTCCACGGTTCCGCGACCAGCCCCGCCCTGCTGGCCGACCTGCCCGTCGTGTGTGCCCGGTTCAGCGAGCCGCTGCGCCGTCAGCTGCGCCCCGTCGACACCGCCGACGGCCTGTTCGTGCTCCGCGGTCTGGACATCGACGACGCCGAGCTCGGCCCCACTCCCGGTCACTGGTCGACCGTCGCCGACGCCGGTGCGGTGTGGGACGTCGCACTCCTGCTGGTTTCCACGCTGATGGGCACACCGATCGCCTGGGACGGCCAGCAGGACGGCCGGTTCGTGCACAACATCGTTCCCTCCCCCGGCCACGAGAGCGAGCAGACCGGCGCGTCCAGCTCGGTTCTGCTCACCCCGCACACCGAGGACGCCTTCCACCCGGGCCGCGCGCACCTGCTGCTGCTGTGCTGCATGCGCAACCACGACAACATCGCCACCACCGCCGCCAGCGTGCGGCTGACCGAGCTCGCGCAGGCCGACCTGGAGCAGCTGAAGCGGCCCGTCGCACCGATCCTGCCCGACGACGCCTACGAGCAGGCCCGGAAGTTCGGCGGCCGGCCCGCGCCGGTCCCCACCCTCTTCGACTCGCCCGAGGGCCTGACCATGCGCTACGACCCGGCCTACACCCCGCTGGAGGGAACCGACCAGGCGTGGCGCGAGGCCTACGGGCGCCTCGGCGAGGAGCTGGCCCGCGTCTCGGTCGCGGTGAGCCTGGAGCCGGGTGACGTCCTCGTCGTCGACAACGACATCGTCGTCCACGGACGCGTCCCCTTCCAGGCCCGCTACGACGGCACCGACCGCTGGCTCAAGCGCGCCTCGGTGCGCGTCGAGGACCGCCCCACCCGCCCGCTCGCCGAGCACGACGAACACGGCTACGGCCAGGCCGCCCTCACCGCCTGGGCCGCCTGA